Proteins from one Panicum virgatum strain AP13 chromosome 7K, P.virgatum_v5, whole genome shotgun sequence genomic window:
- the LOC120643106 gene encoding uncharacterized protein LOC120643106, producing the protein MDFPKFDGKSDLFAFLNHCESYFCQQRIAGEEKVWMVSYNLKDSAQLWYMQLQCDEGTPPWRRFTELLIIRFGPPVRSNPLGELMACKRTGSVVDFQDRFEALLPQAGHLSEGRRFKSSPPDSSRPSASTSRSIIHSPSPLP; encoded by the coding sequence ATGGACTTCCCCAAGTTCGACGGCAAATCCGACCTGTTCGCCTTCCTCAATCACTGTGAGTCATATTTCTGTCAACAGAGGATCGCCGGGGAAGAAAAGGTGTGGATGGTGTCCTACAATCTCAAAGACAGCGCCCAGCTTTGGTACATGCAGCTCCAGTGCGACGAGGGGACGCCACCATGGCGCCGCTTCACCGAGCTACTGATCATCCGCTTCGGTCCTCCCGTGCGATCCAATCCTCTGGGCGAACTGATGGCCTGCAAGCGTACCGGGTCGGTGGTCGACTTCCAGGACCGCTTTGAGGCGCTACTTCCACAAGCCGGCCACCTCTCCGAGGGCAGAAGGTTCAAATCTTCACCACCGGACTCCAGCCGCCCCTCAGCCTCAACGTCGAGATCCATAATCCACAGTCCCTCGCCGTTGCCATGA